The genomic stretch GAGGAGATGCAGGTCCCCGAACTCGTGCCACAGGTAGCGCCCGCGCAGCGCCTCCTCGTACCCACGGCCGACCGCCGCCCGCCCCGCCACCGCCTCCAGCATCAGCAGATGCGAGGCCTCAGGCTCGTGCAGCCCGGTCAGCAGCCCGTCCACCACCCGCCCCCCGCGCTCGGGGGTCACCACCAGATCCGTCCACCCCGCACGCGCGCGTACCGTCCCCTCGGCACCGGCCGCCGACTCCACGGCCCGCACGGCGGTCGTCCCCACCGCGATCACCCGGCCGCCACCCGCCCGGACCGCGTTGATCAGCCGCGCCGAGACCTCCGGCACCGCGAACCGCTCCGGATACGGCGGCTCGTGCGCCTCCGCCGAGGCCACCCCGGTGTGCAGCGTGACCGGTGCGAACTGCACCCCCCGGCTCACCAGCTCCGCCACCATCCGCGCCGTGAAGGGCCGCGCCGCGCTCGGCATCTCCGCACTGCCCGCCCCGTCCCCCGACTCCAGCGCGAACACGGTTTGGTACGCCGACAGCGGCTGATCGCGCTCCGTGTAGGAGTAGCGAATGGGCCGCCCGTACTCCCGCAGCATCCCCAATACCTCCGGGCCGGATGCCCGAGCCCACCACAGCCGCTCACCTCCCGCGCTCAGCGGTTCCTCCAGCACCAGCCGCATCCCGCCGGGCAACCGCACCCCAGTGCCCGCGGGCCCGCCCGCACGCGCGCGTGTAGTGCCCCTCCCGTCCGGGTCCCGCAGTTCGACCGCCCAGCGCCCGTCGTCCCCGCGCGTGGAGAAATGCACCACTACACGCGCGTGCCCGATCTCCCCGTCCACGGCGGCCGCCAGCGTCGGCGAGGTGTTCACCACCAGCAGGTCCCCGGCCCGCAACAGCCCGGGCAGCTCCCGGAACGCGTGATGCGCCACCTCCGTCCCCCGCGACACCAGCAGCCGTACGGAATCCCGGCCGAGCCCAGGCCCGCGCTGCTCGGCCGGCACCCGGGCCGACAGCTCCTCAGGCACCTGGAGGGCCAGCGTCACCGCCCTCCCTCCAGCAGCGCCGGCGCCCCGTACCGCCCGCTCGCGGGCCGCTCCGCCAGCAACCGCAGGAACCCCGGCACCACACTCCCCGGCTCCGGCCGGGGCCCGTCGTCCTCCGGTACGGCGGCGGCGTACAGGTCCGTGGCCATGTCCCCCGGGTCCACCGCCCAGACCCGCAGCCCTGGCTCCTCCACGCCCAGCACCGCCGCCAGCTGATCCAGGGCCGCCTTGGACGCCCCGTACCCGCCCCACGTCCCGTACGCCTCGGCCGCCGCGTCCGAACTGACGGTCACGACCGCCCCGGCCGGAGCCGCCCGCAGCAGCGGCAGCGCCTCCTGGACCAGGCCCAGCGCGGCGACCGTGTTCACCTCCAGCGCCCGCCGCAGCCCCTCCAGAGGTAGCTCCTCAAGGCGTACGAGCGGCTCGGCGCCCAGCGCGCTCGCGTTGTGCACCAGCAGATCGACGCCGCCCAGCTTCCAGGCCGCCGCCACCAGCGCGGCCCGGTGCCCGGCGTCCGTGACATCGCCGGGCAGCGCCTCCACGCGCGTGCCGTGCGCGGAGAGGGCCGCGGCCGCCTCCTTCAGTACCGCCTCCGTCCTGGCGTCGAGCACCAGATCCCAGCCGCGCTCGGCAAACGCCTCGGCCAGCGCCCGCCCCAGCCCCTTCGAAGCCCCCGTGATGATCGCTACCGGCATGACACGTTCTCCTCGTCCTCGATGTGCCCTCAACGTAGGAACGGGCCCGCCGGCCCCGCCTCGGACGGGAGTCGCGAAGCACCGGGTCCCTTTGGCGGGGGGCCTGCGCCCGGGGACCTCAGCCCTAGGGCCACGGGCCTAGGCGGGGGCGGTCACAGGGCTGATCCGCGCTGTCACACCTCGCCGGTACCGTGAGCACATGAATCAAGGTCGAGGGTCCGGTCTGGCGGCGGTGAGCTCCGCGCTGCTGGCCATGAGCAGGCATCTGGAGGTGCGCGACGTCCTCAAGACGATCGTCGCCTCGGCCCGCGAGCTGCTGGACGCGCAGTACGCCGCCCTCGGTGTCCCGGACGACCACGGCGGCTTCGCCCAGTTCGTGGTCGACGGTGTCAGCGACGAGCAGTGGAAGGCCATCGGCCCGCTCCCGCGCCAGCACGGCATCCTCGCGGCCATGCTCCACGAGGCCAGGCCCGAGCGGCTCGCCGACGTCCGCAAGGACCCCCGCTTCGAGGGCTGGCCGTCCGCCCACCCCGAGATGTCCGACTTCCTGGGCCTGCCGATCCGCGACGGCGACGAGATCATCGGCGCGCTGTTCCTCGCCAACAAGAACTGCTCCAAGCCGGAAGGCACCTGCGGCTTCGACCGGCAGGACGAGGAACTGCTCGCGCTCCTCGCCCAGCACGCGGCCATCGCGCTCACCAATGCCCGCCTGTACGAGCGCAGCCGGGAGCTGACCATCGCCGAGGAGCGCTCCCGGCTGGCCCATGAACTGCACGACGCGGTCAGCCAGAAGCTGTTCTCCCTGCGCCTGACCGCCCAGGCCGCCGCCGCCCTCGTCGACCGCGACCCGTCCCGCGCCAAGGGCGAGCTCCAGCAGGTCGCGGTGCTCGCCGCGGAGGCCGCGGACGAACTGCGCGCCGCCGTCGTCGAGCTGCGCCCCGCGGCCCTCGACGAGGACGGCCTGGTCGCCACCCTGCGCACCCACGTCCAGGTCCTCGACCGCGCCCACGGCGCGCGCGTGTCCTTCGACGGCCGGGGAGTGCGGGCACTGCCCGCCGCCCAGGAGGAGGCCCTCCTGCGCGTCGCCCAGGAGGCCCTGCACAACGCGCTGCGCCACTCCGGCGCGGACGCCGTCGACGTGGCCCTGCACCGCAGCGGCACCGGAGCCGTGCTGCGGGTCATGGACAACGGACGCGGCTTCGACCCCAGGACCGTGCGCCGCGCCGGACGCCACCTCGGCCTCGTCTCCATGCGGGACCGGGCCGACGGGGTCGGCGGCACACTGACCGTGGAATCGGCGCCCGGCAAGGGCACCACGATCGAGATGGAGGTTCCCGGTGGCTGACCCGATCAAGGTGCTGCTCGTCGACGACCACCAGGTCGTCCGCCGGGGCCTGCGCACCTTCCTCGAAGTGCAGGACGACATCGAGGTGGTGGGCGAGGCGGCCGACGGCGCGGAGGGAGTCGCCCGCACCGAGGAACTCAGACCGGACGTCGTGCTGATGGACATCAAGATGCCCGGCATGGACGGCGTCGACGCCCTGCGCAAGCTCCGCGAGCTGAACAACCCCGCGCGGGTGCTGATCGTCACCAGCTTCACCGAACAGCGCACCGTCGTCCCGGCCCTGCGCGCAGGGGCCGCCGGTTACGTCTACAAGGACGTCGACCCGGACGCCCTGGCCGGTGCCATCCGCTCCGTGCACGCCGGGCACATCCTGCTCCAGCCCGAGGTCGCGGGCGCGCTGCTGTCCCAGGAGGAGTCGGGGCCCAGCCAGGGCAGAGCCGGTTCGCTGACCGAGCGGGAGCGCGAGGTGCTCGGGCTGATAGCCGACGGCCGCTCCAACCGGGAGATCGCCCGCGCGCTGGTCCTCTCCGAGAAGACGGTGAAGACCCATGTCTCGAACATCCTGATGAAGCTCGACCTGGCGGACCGCACCCAGGCGGCGCTGTGGGCGGTACGGCACGGTGTGGCCGGATAAGAGCGAAGCGCTCGGCAATACGGAGGGTTCCGCTCCGGACTGAGATTCATACCGTCGTGGGAATGTCCCCCGGATGGCGCATCCTCCGAGGATCTCCGGCGTTCTCCAGTGCGTGCTGCGGCGAGTGCCGCGGCAGACGCTAGGGAGGGCTCAGAAAGTGAAGAACCTGAAGAAGGCAGCGGCCGTGACGATGGTGGCCGGCGGACTGATCGCCGCTGGTGCCGGGATGGCCTCCGCCACCGACGCCCACGCCGACGGCCAGGCCGTGGGCTCGCCGGGCGTCGTCTCGGGCAACCTCGTCCAGGCCCCGATCCACGTCCCGGTCAACGCGGTCGGCAACAGCGTGAACGTCGTCGGCATCCTGAACCCGGCCTTCGGCAACCTGGGCATCAACCACTGACGCGGGTCGCCTTACGACTTCCGGCCTCCCGGGCTCACCCGGGAGGCCGACTGGCATATCTGCCCAATCGTCGTAGCTGCGGGCAGTCCTGCCGCTGGGGCGGCACGGGTGGGCTGGGGGTCCCCCTCTGGGGGAGGCACCCCGCCAGCGCGGGCGAGCGCACCCACCCCGACGCCAGCCACGACTCCGGGTCACCCGCAACCAGCACTCACCGAGCCCCGCGCTCCCGTTCCTCCACGTACGCGTTATACGCAGCCACCTGCGCCCGCCGAGCCGTCCGCTCCACCGGCCGCAGCGCAGAAGCCCGCGCCGCCATCTCACCGGACGTCACCGCGCCCCCGTGCCCGTTCGAGGACGCCAGCGACACCAGCATCCCCACCCGCTGCGCCAGCTCCAGCACCCGCACAGCCCGAGGCGGATACCCAGGCGCCAACACCTCCCGCCCCCGCTCGGCCCGCGCCCGATACGCATCGATCGCCGCCTCAGCCACCGGCCCCGACCCGGCCACATCCAACCGGGACAACACCTCGGTTGCCTCGCGAAGGGCCTCCGCCAGCTCCCGCTCCGCCTCCCCGAGCGACGGCACATCCGCAGGCGGCGCCTCCCGCACCGGCAGCACATGCCAGACAACCTCGACATGCTCATCACCCTCGGGCCCGGCCGAGTACACCTCGGGCACCAACCCGAGCGCGGCCCCATGGCAGACGACGGCCTCCTCCGCCTCCAGAGCCCGCGCATTGAACTCGGGCGGCCCGCTGAGCCCCAGCGGATGCCCCGGCGCCGGCAACGCGACCCGCAGCCCCGACACCCCGAGCGCCCGCAGCCGCCCGAGCCCCAACGTGAGCCCCACCGGCCCGGACTCGCCCGGCAGCCCTTCGATCCGGTGCACGGCGTCGTCACCGACGATCGCGAGCACAGAGTCATCCGGCGACACAAGTCCGGCCAAAAGGGCGTTTCCCCAAGCGGCAAGGCGTCCTGAACGCGGTTCCGAGAGCATGCCTCCACCCTAAGGACAGGACCGATGGAATGAAGCGCCCGACCGGTGGCGTAGATTTCGTTGAGGGGTGCGCCCATGAGTGCGCCCTGACGCGCACGCGACCACCGAGACGCCGAGACCGGTCACACTGCAAGGGGAGACAACGCGCTCATGAGCGATGTTCTGGAGCTTCAGGACGTATCCGTGGTCCGTGAGGGCCGGGCTCTGGTGGACCAGGTCTCCTGGTCGGTCAAGGAGGGCGAGCGCTGGGTGATCCTCGGCCCCAACGGCGCCGGCAAGACCACCCTCCTCAACGTCGCGTCCAGCTACCTCTTCCCGAGCAAGGGCACCGCCACCATCCTCGGCGACACCCTCGGCAAGGTCGATGTCTTCGACCTGCGCCCGCGCATCGGCATGGCCGGCATCGCCATGTCCGAGAAGCTCCCCAAGCGGCAGACCGTCCTGGAGACGGTCCTCACCGCCGCGTACGGCATGACCGCGACCTGGCACGAGGACTACGACGAGGTCGACGAGCAGCGCGCCCGCGCCTTCCTCGACCGCCTCGGCATGAGCGAGTACCTCGACCGCAAGTTCGGCACCCTCTCCGAGGGCGAGCGCAAGCGCACCCTCATCGCCCGCGCCCTGATGACCGACCCCGAACTGCTCCTCCTCGACGAGCCCGCCGCCGGCCTCGACCTCGGCGGCCGCGAGGACCTCGTACGCCGACTCGGCCGCCTCGCCCGCGACCCCATCGCCCCGTCGATGATCATGGTCACCCACCACGTCGAGGAGATCGCCCCCGGCTTCACCCACGTCCTGATGATCCGTCAGGGCAAGGTCCTCGCCGCCGGCCCGCTGGAGCTCGAACTCACCTCCCGCAACCTCTCCATGTGCTTCGGCCTCCCCCTCGTTGTTGAGCAGGTTGGCGAGCGCTGGACCGCCCAGGGCCTGCCGCTGTCCTGATCCACCTCAAGTGCGCCCTGTCCCAGGCAGGTTGTGCGGTCCTACCATGACCATGTGAACGACATCGACGCATGGGTGTGGTGGCTCATCGGCGCGGCCGCGCTCGGAATCCCGCTCGTGATGACCGCGATGCCCGAACTGGGCATGCTCGCAGTCGGCGCCCTCGCCGCCGCGGGCGTGGCCGGACTCGGTGCCGGAGTCGTCGTCCAGGTCCTGGTCTTCGCCGCCGTCTCGGTCGCGCTGATCCTCGCCGTACGCCCCCTCGCCGCCCGGCACCGCGCCCAGCGGCCCCAACTCGTCTCCGGAGTCGAGGCGTTGAAGGGCAAACAGGCGGTCGTACTGGAACGGGTGGACGCCTCCGGCGGCCGGATCAAGCTCGCCGGGGAGATCTGGTCCGCCCGCTCCCTCGACGGCGGCCAGGCCTACGAAGTGGGGCAGGAAGTGGACGTGGTGGACATCGAAGGCGCCACGGCGATTGTCATGTGACCTCGCACGACGTAACTGGGGGAACACCCCCCAGGGCACACGACGGTCTGTCAGACTCGACCGACAAGATCTTCAACAAGCATAAGATCTGCCGAAGTTGCCGCAGCGGAGAAGGGGTACGGGGAAAGACGATGGAACCGGTCATCATCGTCCTGATCATTCTGGTGGTGTTGGTCTTCATCGCCCTGATCAAGACGATCCAGGTCATCCCGCAGGCGAGCGCGGCCATCGTCGAGCGCTTCGGCCGCTACACGCGGACTCTCAACGCGGGCCTCAACATCGTGGTCCCGTTCATCGACACCATCCGCAACCGCATCGACCTGCGCGAACAGGTCGTGCCCTTCCCGCCCCAGCCGGTGATCACCCAGGACAACCTGGTCGTGAACATCGACACGGTCATCTACTACCAGGTGACCGACGCCCGCGCCGCCACCTACGAAGTCGCCAGCTACATCCAGGCGATCGAGCAGCTCACGGTCACCACCCTCCGCAACATCATCGGTGGCATGGACCTGGAGCGCACCCTGACCTCCCGCGAGGAGATCAACGCGGCCCTGCGCGGCGTCCTCGACGAGGCAACGGGCAAGTGGGGCATCCGAGTCAACCGAGTCGAGCTCAAGGCGATCGAACCGCCCACCTCCATCCAGGACTCGATGGAGAAGCAGATGCGCGCCGACCGCGACAAGCGCGCCGCGATCCTCACGGCGGAAGGTACGCGCCAGGCGGCCATCCTCACCGCGGAGGGCGAGAAGCAGTCCCAGATCCTGCGCGCCGAGGGCGAGGCCAAGGCAGCGGCCCTGCGAGCCGAGGGCGAGGCCCAGGCGGTCCGCACGGTCTTCGAGGCGATCCACGCCGGCGACCCCGACCAGAAGCTCCTCTCCTACCAGTACCTCCAGATGCTCCCCAAGATCGCCGAAGGCGACGCCAACAAGCTCTGGATCGTCCCGAGCGAAATCGGCGACGCCCTCAAGGGCCTCTCCGGCGCGATGGGCAACTTCGGCCCGCTGGGCGGCGGTTCGGGAGGCGGCAACTCCGGCAGCGGAACCGGCACGGAACGCCGAGAGAAGCCGAGCATCGACTGAGATACGACAACGGGGGCCGCCTTCAAAAGAAGGCGGCCCCCGTTGATGCTCAGCGGCTACGCGGCGTCCCTGGCCAACCAGTCGGGCAGCGCCGAAAACTCCTCGGCGCCCAGGGACAGCAACATCGCATCAGCAGGCGTCGGCTCGAACGGCTCCCGCAGCAACGGCATTCCCGCCTCAACAGGCGTCCGGTTCGCCTTACGGTGATTGTCCTCCGCACAAGAGGCCACCGTGTTCAGCCAGGTGTCCTGACCACCCTGCGACCGCGGAAGCACGTGGTCCACGGTCGTGGCCCGACGACCGCAGTACGCGCACCGGTGTCGGTCCCTGACCAGCACACCCCGCCTCGACCACGGTGCTCGTCTTCGGAACGGCACCCGTACATACCTGCACAACCTGATCACCCGGGGCGCCGGTATATCGACCGCGGCTCCGCGCATACGCAGTTCGGGGTGGGACTGCTCGACGACGGCCTTGTCCTGAAGCACCAGAACGACGGCTCGGTTCAAAGTCACCGTCGAAAGCGGCTCAAAGCTCGCGTTCAGTACCAGCGTGTCCCGCATGACCAGCCCACCTCCTATGTGCAGCGGCCCACCCCTTGGCGGGCTGGGATCAACTCTGGCCGGGCACGCCGAGATGGACAACGAAATAAAAAATGCCCGCCCCTGATCACTTCCATGACCGGGGGCGGGCAAACGTTCAATGAACGTCAGGCTTCGGCGGGTACCTCGTACTCACCGATGAGCTGGGCACGCGCCAGCGCGTGGAACCGCAGATTGAACCCGACCACCGCCGGTGAGGCATCCGAGTCCGGACCGAGCTTCTCCTGGTCCACGGCGTACACCGTGAACACATAGCGGTGCGGACCGTCCCCGGCGGGCGGCGCCGCACCACCGAAGTCCTTCGACCCGTAGTCGTTGCGCGCCTGCACCGCACCCTTGGGCAGCCCCTCGAACTTGCCGCTGCCCGCACCCGCCGGCAGCTCCGTCACCGAAGCCGGGATGTCGAACAGGACCCAGTGCCAGAACCCGCTGCCCGTAGGGGCGTCGGGGTCGTAGCAGGTCACGGCGAAGCTCTTGGTCCCCGGCGGGAAGCCCTCCCACCGCAGCTGCGGCGAGGTGTTCCCGGCCGCGTAGACCTGAGCGTCCTTGAGGGTCGCGCCCTCCGAGACGTCCTCACTCGTGACCGCGAACGACGGCACGGGCGGATGGAAGTCGTGGGGGAGCGGCCGCCTCTTGAGCTCGGTCACCTCGGTACCTCCTGATCGGATCGTTCAGTGGGTTCCGAGCCTAGAACCAGTTGCGCTTGCTGCCGACCTCGGACAGCCACTGGTTGAGGTACGCCGTCCAGTCGGTCCCCTGGAAGTCGTTCAGACCCACCTGGAAGGAGCGGTAGGTGTCGCTGCCCTCGCTGAACAGACCCGGCTTCTTGTCCATCTCCAGCACGACGTCCATGGCGTTCTGATCGGCCACGAAGCTCAGCTCGACCTGGTTGATCCCGCGGTACTGCTGCGGCGGGAAGAACTCGATCTCCTGGTAGAACGGCAGCTTCTGGCGCGTACCGCGGATGTGGCCGCGCTCCATGTCCGCGTTCTTGAAGCGGAAGCCCAGCTGGATGAAGGCATCCAGGATCGCCTTCTGCGCCGGCAGCGGGTGCACGTTGATCGGGTCCAGGTCACCGGAGTCCACCGCACGGGCGATCTCCAGCTCGGTGGTCACGCCGATGTGCATCCCGCGCAGCGTCTGCCCGTCGATCGTCGTGACCGGCGTCTCCCACGGGATCTCGAGACCGAACGGCACCGCGTGCACGGCGTTGGCCTGGAGCTCGAAGGCGCCACCGAGCCGCTGCTTGGTGAACTCGATGTCCTGCTTGTACTCCTCCTCGCCGCTCTCGACCTCGACCTTGGCCTGGAGCCCGACCGAGAGCGCCTCGATCTGCTGGTTGACGGACCCGCCCTGGATCCGCACCTCACCCTGGACCACACCGCCCGGAACGACGTTGATCTCGGTCAGCACGGTCTCGACCGAAGCCCCGCCGGCACCCAGACTCGCGAGCAGCTTCTTGAACCCCATGACTCTCCCTCTACGACTGCATCTTTGATCCCTACAAACGCGATCCGGACGTGGCCGGTTCCGCGTCCTCACCCTTGCAAGGGGACGGGCCGCTGACCACCCCGTGACCGCCACCCGTCTGGACTACCCTCGGACGGCATGATCGCGAGCCCCGACCGTACGCCGCTCCCCAGGAACTTCTTCGACCGCCCCGTCCTCGAAGTAGCCCCCGACCTCCTGGGCCGCCTCCTCGTACGGACCACCCCGGACGGCCCGATCTCCCTCCGCCTCACAGAGGTGGAGGCATACGACGGTCAGAACGACCCCGGCTCCCACGCCTATCGTGGCCGAACGGCCCGCAACAGCGTGATGTTCGGTCCGCCCGGACATGTGTACGTCTACTTCACCTACGGCATGTGGCACTGCATGAACCTGGTGTGCGGCCCCGACGGCACGGCGAGCGGGGTCCTGCTGCGGGCCGGCGAGATCGTCGAGGGCGCTGAGCTCGCCCGCAAACGTCGACTCTCGGCCCGAAATGACAAGGAACTGGCCAAAGGCCCGGCCCGCCTGGCTACGGCGCTCGGTGTCGACCGAGCCCTGGACGGTACGGACGCCTGTGCCACCGGAGAGACCCCACTGAGGATCCTGACCGGCACCCCGGCCCCCGCTGACCAGGTACGGAACGGCCCGCGCACCGGAGTGTCCGGAGATGGGGGCAATGGCGACGCCCACCCGTGGCGTTACTGGATCGCCAACGACCCCACTGTGAGCCCCTATCGGGCCCATGTCCCTAAGCGCCGCTCAAGTTGACGCGCCCATGGGAGGCGCGTAATGTAGCCCGAGCCGCTGAACCGGGTACGGCAATCGCCAGCAGCCGGAGCGGCCAACCCACTACCTACGACTTCCCTCCGCGGGAACGAATTCGGCGTGCCTGCATGCCTGAATTCGGAAGCGCAGAGACTCGATTATGAGTTGAGCGGGGAATCGGCTAACGTAGTGAATGTCGAAAGGCCGAGAGGCCAAAAGACAAATCCCGCCGACCGGGAATCGGAACCGAAAGGATCTGATAGAGTCGGAAACGCAAGACCGAAGGGAAGCCCGGAGGAAAGCCCGAGAGGGTGAGTACAAAGGAAGCGACCGTTCCTTGAGAACTCAACAGCGTGCCAAAAATCAACGCCAGATATGTTGATACCCCGTCTCTCCCGTTCGGGAGGACGAGGTTCCTTTGAAATAACACAGCGAGGACGCTGTGTGCGAGGGGATTATTCCTCCTCTCGCACCGCTCTCGTGATGTGTTGCACCGGATTACCGGTAAACATTCACGGAGAGTTTGATCCTGGCTCAGGACGAACGCTGGCGGCGTGCTTAACACATGCAAGTCGAACGATGAAGCCCTTCGGGGTGGATTAGTGGCGAACGGGTGAGTAACACGTGGGCAATCTGCCCTTCACTCTGGGACAAGCCCTGGAAACGGGGTCTAATACCGGATATCACTCCCACTCGCATGGGTGGGGGTCGAAAGCTCCGGCGGTGAAGGATGAGCCCGCGGCCTATCAGCTTGTTGGTGAGGTAATGGCTCACCAAGGCGACGACGGGTAGCCGGCCTGAGAGGGCGACCGGCCACACTGGGACTGAGACACGGCCCAGACTCCTACGGGAGGCAGCAGTGGGGAATATTGCACAATGGGCGAAAGCCTGATGCAGCGACGCCGCGTGAGGGATGACGGCCTTCGGGTTGTAAACCTCTTTCAGCAGGGAAGAAGCGAAAGTGACGGTACCTGCAGAAGAAGCGCCGGCTAACTACGTGCCAGCAGCCGCGGTAATACGTAGGGCGCAAGCGTTGTCCGGAATTATTGGGCGTAAAGAGCTCGTAGGCGGCTTGTCACGTCGGGTGTGAAAGCTCGGGGCTTAACCCCGAGTCTGCATTCGATACGGGCTAGCTAGAGTGTGGTAGGGGAGATCGGAATTCCTGGTGTAGCGGTGAAATGCGCAGATATCAGGAGGAACACCGGTGGCGAAGGCGGATCTCTGGGCCATTACTGACGCTGAGGAGCGAAAGCGTGGGGAGCGAACAGGATTAGATACCCTGGTAGTCCACGCCGTAAACGGTGGGAACTAGGTGTTGGCGACATTCCACGTCGTCGGTGCCGCAGCTAACGCATTAAGTTCCCCGCCTGGGGAGTACGGCCGCAAGGCTAAAACTCAAAGGAATTGACGGGGGCCCGCACAAGCAGCGGAGCATGTGGCTTAATTCGACGCAACGCGAAGAACCTTACCAAGGCTTGACATACACCGGAAAGCATCAGAGATGGTGCCCCCCTTGTGGTCGGTGTACAGGTGGTGCATGGCTGTCGTCAGCTCGTGTCGTGAGATGTTGGGTTAAGTCCCGCAACGAGCGCAACCCTTGTTCTGTGTTGCCAGCATGCCCTTCGGGGTGATGGGGACTCACAGGAGACCGCCGGGGTCAACTCGGAGGAAGGTGGGGACGACGTCAAGTCATCATGCCCCTTATGTCTTGGGCTGCACACGTGCTACAATGGCCGATACAATGAGCTGCGATACCGCAAGGTGGAGCGAATCTCAAAAAGTCGGTCTCAGTTCGGATTGGGGTCTGCAACTCGACCCCATGAAGTTGGAGTTGCTAGTAATCGCAGATCAGCATTGCTGCGGTGAATACGTTCCCGGGCCTTGTACACACCGCCCGTCACGTCACGAAAGTCGGTAACACCCGAAGCCGGTGGCCCAACCCCTTGTGGGAGGGAGCTGTCGAAGGTGGGACTGGCGATTGGGACGAAGTCGTAACAAGGTAGCCGTACCGGAAGGTGCGGCTGGATCACCTCCTTTCTAAGGAGCACTTCTCACCAACTCCGGTTGGTCAGAGGCCAGTACATCGGCGAATGTCCGGTGCTGGTTGCTCATGGGTGGAACGTTGATTATTCGGCAGGTCCAGGACGGACCAGGCGCTAGTACTGCTCTTCGGGGCGTGGAACGCTGATCTGGTCGGCTGATCGTGTCGGGCACGCTGTTGGGTGTCTGAGGGCACGGCCGTAAGGTCTGTCTTCGGATGCCGGCCCCAGTGCACTCGAATCCGTGAGGGTTCGGGGTGATGGGTGGCTGGTCGTTGTTTGAGAACTGCACAGTGGACGCGAGCATCTGTGGCCAAGTTTTTAAGGGCGCACGGTGGATGCCTTGGCACCAGGAACCGATGAAGGACGTGGGAGGCCACGATAGTCCCCGGGGAGTCGTCAACCAGGCTTTGATCCGGGGGTTTCCGAATGGGGAAACCCGGCAGTCGTCATGGGCTGTCACCCTTGCCTGAACACATAGGGCAAGTGGAGGGAACGCGGGGAAGTGAAACATCTCAGTACCCGCAGGAAGAGAAAACAACCGTGATTCCGGGAGTAGTGGCGAGCGAAACCGGATGAGGCCAAACCTACGACGTGTGAGACCCGGCAGGGGTTGCGTCGTGGGGGTTGTGGGATCTCTCTTTCACAGTCTGCCGGCTGTGAGACGAGTCAGAAACCGTTGATGTAGGCGAAGGACATGCGAAAGGTCCGGCGTAGAGGGTAAGACCCCCGTAGTCGAAACGTCAGCGGCTCGTTTGAGAGACACCCAAGTAGCACGGGGCCCGAGAAATCCCGTGTGAATCTGGCGGGACCACCCGCTAAGCCTAAATATTCCCTGGTGACCGATAGCGGATAGTACCGTGAGGGAATGGTGAAAAGTACCGCGGGAGCGGAGTGAAATAGTACCTGAAACCGTGTGCCTACAAGCCGTGGGAGCGTCGCTTGCAAGCTTGCTTGCAAGTCGTGACTGCGTGCCTTTTGAAGAA from Streptomyces davaonensis JCM 4913 encodes the following:
- a CDS encoding S-adenosylmethionine:tRNA ribosyltransferase-isomerase — translated: MTLALQVPEELSARVPAEQRGPGLGRDSVRLLVSRGTEVAHHAFRELPGLLRAGDLLVVNTSPTLAAAVDGEIGHARVVVHFSTRGDDGRWAVELRDPDGRGTTRARAGGPAGTGVRLPGGMRLVLEEPLSAGGERLWWARASGPEVLGMLREYGRPIRYSYTERDQPLSAYQTVFALESGDGAGSAEMPSAARPFTARMVAELVSRGVQFAPVTLHTGVASAEAHEPPYPERFAVPEVSARLINAVRAGGGRVIAVGTTAVRAVESAAGAEGTVRARAGWTDLVVTPERGGRVVDGLLTGLHEPEASHLLMLEAVAGRAAVGRGYEEALRGRYLWHEFGDLHLLLPAENPHTEHCSRNCQ
- a CDS encoding SDR family NAD(P)-dependent oxidoreductase → MPVAIITGASKGLGRALAEAFAERGWDLVLDARTEAVLKEAAAALSAHGTRVEALPGDVTDAGHRAALVAAAWKLGGVDLLVHNASALGAEPLVRLEELPLEGLRRALEVNTVAALGLVQEALPLLRAAPAGAVVTVSSDAAAEAYGTWGGYGASKAALDQLAAVLGVEEPGLRVWAVDPGDMATDLYAAAVPEDDGPRPEPGSVVPGFLRLLAERPASGRYGAPALLEGGR
- a CDS encoding GAF domain-containing sensor histidine kinase, which translates into the protein MNQGRGSGLAAVSSALLAMSRHLEVRDVLKTIVASARELLDAQYAALGVPDDHGGFAQFVVDGVSDEQWKAIGPLPRQHGILAAMLHEARPERLADVRKDPRFEGWPSAHPEMSDFLGLPIRDGDEIIGALFLANKNCSKPEGTCGFDRQDEELLALLAQHAAIALTNARLYERSRELTIAEERSRLAHELHDAVSQKLFSLRLTAQAAAALVDRDPSRAKGELQQVAVLAAEAADELRAAVVELRPAALDEDGLVATLRTHVQVLDRAHGARVSFDGRGVRALPAAQEEALLRVAQEALHNALRHSGADAVDVALHRSGTGAVLRVMDNGRGFDPRTVRRAGRHLGLVSMRDRADGVGGTLTVESAPGKGTTIEMEVPGG
- a CDS encoding response regulator, translated to MADPIKVLLVDDHQVVRRGLRTFLEVQDDIEVVGEAADGAEGVARTEELRPDVVLMDIKMPGMDGVDALRKLRELNNPARVLIVTSFTEQRTVVPALRAGAAGYVYKDVDPDALAGAIRSVHAGHILLQPEVAGALLSQEESGPSQGRAGSLTEREREVLGLIADGRSNREIARALVLSEKTVKTHVSNILMKLDLADRTQAALWAVRHGVAG
- the chpE gene encoding chaplin ChpE, which encodes MKNLKKAAAVTMVAGGLIAAGAGMASATDAHADGQAVGSPGVVSGNLVQAPIHVPVNAVGNSVNVVGILNPAFGNLGINH
- a CDS encoding ABC transporter ATP-binding protein, yielding MSDVLELQDVSVVREGRALVDQVSWSVKEGERWVILGPNGAGKTTLLNVASSYLFPSKGTATILGDTLGKVDVFDLRPRIGMAGIAMSEKLPKRQTVLETVLTAAYGMTATWHEDYDEVDEQRARAFLDRLGMSEYLDRKFGTLSEGERKRTLIARALMTDPELLLLDEPAAGLDLGGREDLVRRLGRLARDPIAPSMIMVTHHVEEIAPGFTHVLMIRQGKVLAAGPLELELTSRNLSMCFGLPLVVEQVGERWTAQGLPLS
- a CDS encoding NfeD family protein, which gives rise to MNDIDAWVWWLIGAAALGIPLVMTAMPELGMLAVGALAAAGVAGLGAGVVVQVLVFAAVSVALILAVRPLAARHRAQRPQLVSGVEALKGKQAVVLERVDASGGRIKLAGEIWSARSLDGGQAYEVGQEVDVVDIEGATAIVM
- a CDS encoding SPFH domain-containing protein; protein product: MEPVIIVLIILVVLVFIALIKTIQVIPQASAAIVERFGRYTRTLNAGLNIVVPFIDTIRNRIDLREQVVPFPPQPVITQDNLVVNIDTVIYYQVTDARAATYEVASYIQAIEQLTVTTLRNIIGGMDLERTLTSREEINAALRGVLDEATGKWGIRVNRVELKAIEPPTSIQDSMEKQMRADRDKRAAILTAEGTRQAAILTAEGEKQSQILRAEGEAKAAALRAEGEAQAVRTVFEAIHAGDPDQKLLSYQYLQMLPKIAEGDANKLWIVPSEIGDALKGLSGAMGNFGPLGGGSGGGNSGSGTGTERREKPSID